One region of Azoarcus sp. CIB genomic DNA includes:
- the ahpF gene encoding alkyl hydroperoxide reductase subunit F: protein MLDANIKKQLKTYLERLTQPIEIVASLDDGDKSREMQALLGDIAEQSNLITIVERRDDTERKPSFAINRKGEDTGVRFAGLPMGHEFTSLILALLQVGGHPPKVEQEVIEQIRAIEGSYEFETFISLSCHNCPDVAQALNLLSVINPNIRHTMIDGALFQAEVDARQVMAVPTVFLNGQHFGQGRMELAEIVAKIDTGAQARAAGKIAAKDEFDVLVVGGGPAGAAAAIYAARKGIRTGVVAERFGGQVMDTLAIENFISVTATEGPKLAMALEEHVKEYDVDIMNLQRAAAVIPQERGFEVKLENGASLKARSVILATGARWREMNVPGEKEFRGKGVAYCPHCDGPLFKGKRVAVIGGGNSGVEAAIDLAGIVSHLTLLEFADTLRADAVLQKKLASLPNVTVITNAQTTEVTGEAKVNGLVYKDRVSGETQRIALEGIFVQIGLLPNTDFVKDTVERTRFGEIVVDARGQTSVPGLFAAGDCTTVPFKQIVIAMGDGAKASLAAFDHLIRESVPA, encoded by the coding sequence ATGCTCGACGCGAACATCAAGAAGCAGTTGAAGACCTACCTCGAACGCCTCACCCAGCCGATCGAAATCGTCGCCTCGCTGGACGACGGCGACAAGTCGCGCGAGATGCAGGCCCTGCTCGGCGACATCGCCGAACAGTCGAATCTGATCACCATCGTCGAACGCCGCGACGACACCGAACGCAAGCCCTCCTTCGCGATCAACCGCAAGGGTGAGGACACCGGCGTGCGCTTCGCCGGCCTGCCGATGGGCCACGAATTCACGTCGCTGATCCTCGCGCTGCTGCAGGTCGGCGGCCACCCGCCCAAGGTCGAGCAGGAGGTGATCGAGCAGATCCGCGCGATCGAAGGCAGCTACGAGTTCGAGACCTTCATCTCGCTCTCCTGCCACAACTGCCCGGATGTCGCGCAGGCGCTCAACCTGCTGTCGGTGATCAACCCCAACATCCGCCACACGATGATCGACGGCGCGCTGTTCCAGGCCGAGGTCGACGCCCGTCAGGTGATGGCGGTGCCGACCGTGTTCCTCAACGGCCAGCACTTCGGCCAGGGCCGCATGGAACTTGCCGAGATCGTGGCGAAGATCGACACCGGCGCCCAGGCTCGTGCGGCCGGGAAGATCGCCGCGAAAGACGAATTCGACGTGCTCGTCGTCGGCGGCGGGCCGGCCGGCGCCGCGGCGGCGATCTACGCCGCACGCAAGGGCATCCGCACCGGCGTCGTCGCCGAACGCTTCGGCGGCCAGGTGATGGACACCCTCGCGATCGAGAATTTCATCTCGGTGACGGCCACCGAAGGCCCGAAGCTCGCGATGGCGCTCGAGGAGCACGTCAAGGAATACGACGTCGACATCATGAACCTGCAGCGCGCAGCGGCGGTGATCCCGCAGGAGCGCGGCTTCGAGGTGAAGCTCGAGAACGGCGCGTCGCTCAAGGCCCGTTCGGTGATCCTCGCGACCGGCGCGCGCTGGCGCGAAATGAACGTGCCGGGCGAGAAGGAATTCCGCGGCAAGGGCGTGGCCTACTGCCCGCACTGCGACGGCCCGCTGTTCAAGGGCAAGCGCGTCGCGGTGATCGGCGGCGGCAACTCGGGTGTCGAAGCGGCGATCGACCTCGCCGGGATCGTCTCGCACCTCACGCTGCTCGAATTCGCCGACACGCTGCGCGCCGACGCGGTGCTGCAGAAGAAGCTCGCGAGCCTGCCCAACGTCACGGTCATCACCAACGCGCAGACCACCGAAGTGACGGGCGAAGCGAAAGTGAACGGACTGGTCTACAAGGATCGCGTGTCGGGCGAAACGCAGCGCATCGCGCTTGAAGGCATCTTCGTGCAGATCGGCCTGCTGCCGAACACGGACTTCGTGAAGGACACGGTCGAGCGCACGAGATTCGGCGAGATCGTCGTCGATGCGCGCGGCCAGACTTCGGTGCCGGGCCTGTTCGCGGCCGGCGACTGCACGACGGTTCCCTTCAAGCAGATCGTCATCGCGATGGGCGACGGCGCGAAAGCCTCGCTGGCGGCCTTCGATCACCTGATCAGGGAGTCCGTGCCGGCCTGA
- a CDS encoding NUDIX hydrolase, producing the protein MAPKFCPQCSTPLVLAKIHNRERETCPACGETFFHKPAPVVLAVIEHADKLVLIRRNLDPLGGYWAPPGGYVEQGESLEEAVVREAREETGLEVAVDGLIGVYSQAGVRAVILAYRAHSLAGEPVAGDDAGEIALIAPGQLPLQTAPEGAPLIDRWFYDVIQEVTAPWKWGRRTSARTMMRR; encoded by the coding sequence ATGGCCCCGAAGTTCTGCCCGCAATGCAGCACGCCGCTGGTCCTCGCGAAGATCCACAACCGCGAGCGCGAAACCTGTCCGGCCTGCGGCGAGACCTTCTTCCACAAGCCCGCGCCGGTCGTGCTGGCGGTGATCGAGCACGCCGACAAGCTCGTACTGATCCGCCGCAATCTCGACCCGCTCGGCGGCTACTGGGCGCCCCCCGGAGGCTACGTCGAACAGGGCGAATCGCTCGAGGAGGCGGTCGTGCGCGAGGCGCGCGAGGAGACCGGACTGGAAGTCGCCGTCGATGGGCTGATCGGCGTGTATTCGCAGGCCGGCGTGCGCGCGGTGATTCTCGCGTACCGAGCGCACTCGCTCGCGGGCGAACCGGTCGCGGGCGACGATGCCGGCGAGATCGCCCTCATCGCGCCCGGCCAACTGCCGCTGCAGACGGCGCCCGAAGGCGCACCGCTGATCGACCGCTGGTTCTACGACGTCATCCAGGAAGTCACCGCACCATGGAAATGGGGGCGCCGGACGAGCGCCAGAACGATGATGAGGAGATAA
- a CDS encoding B12-binding domain-containing radical SAM protein encodes MSETSLRVLSVIPPMTQLNTPYPSTAYLTGFLRSRSVDAVQEDLALALVLRLLSRDGLSAIRDRIEATPERQRSPRVRAFLAQFERYRITIGPAIAFLQGRDPTLANRICGRNFLPEGSRFESLDVYIDPEGGDPLAWAFGALGLEDRARHLATLYLNDVADVLREAVDPRFEFVRYAESLAQSQASFEPLALALAEPLNLVDETLRELALDAIARHAPQVVLLSVPFPGAVYGAFRIAQAIKARDPKIVTVLGGGFVNTELRELTEPRVFDYFDYVTLDDGERPILALLDHLQGGRGRSRLVRTFFRDADSGEVRYANLGEADIAFAEVGTPTWDGLPLDRYLSVLDMLNPMHRLWSDGRWNKLTVAHGCYWKKCSFCDVSLDYISRYDGASAKTLVDRIEAIIAETGQTGFHFVDEAAPPKALKALAQELLDRGVAISWWGNIRFEKSFTPDLCRLLAESGCIAVSGGLEVASDRLLQLMKKGVSVDQVARVTNAFTEAGILVHAYLMYGFPTQTVQDTVDALEYVRQLFESGCIQSGFFHRFACTVHSPVGQNPDEYGVKLVPLPPVTFAKNDVRFIDPTGVDHDQLGVALNKALYNYMHGIGLDQDVRSWFSDRVPRPRVQRNFIERALRY; translated from the coding sequence ATGTCCGAAACTTCCCTGCGCGTCCTGTCGGTGATCCCGCCGATGACGCAACTCAACACCCCGTACCCTTCGACGGCCTACCTCACCGGCTTCCTGCGTTCGCGCAGCGTCGATGCGGTGCAGGAGGATCTCGCGCTCGCGCTCGTGCTGCGCCTTTTGTCGCGCGACGGACTCAGCGCGATCCGCGACCGCATCGAGGCGACGCCCGAGCGCCAGCGCAGCCCGCGCGTGAGGGCCTTCCTCGCGCAGTTCGAGCGCTACCGCATCACGATCGGCCCGGCCATCGCCTTCCTGCAGGGCCGCGACCCGACCCTCGCGAACCGCATCTGCGGGCGCAACTTCCTGCCCGAAGGCTCGCGCTTCGAATCGCTGGACGTCTATATCGACCCGGAAGGCGGCGACCCGCTCGCGTGGGCCTTCGGCGCGCTGGGGCTGGAAGACCGCGCCCGCCACCTCGCGACGCTGTACCTCAACGACGTCGCCGACGTGCTGCGCGAGGCGGTCGATCCGCGATTCGAGTTCGTGCGCTACGCCGAATCCTTGGCCCAGAGCCAAGCGAGTTTCGAGCCGCTCGCGTTGGCGCTGGCCGAGCCGCTCAACCTCGTCGACGAGACGCTGCGCGAACTCGCGCTCGATGCGATCGCCCGCCATGCCCCGCAGGTCGTGCTGCTGTCGGTGCCCTTTCCCGGCGCGGTGTACGGCGCCTTCCGCATCGCGCAGGCGATCAAGGCGCGCGACCCGAAGATCGTCACGGTGCTGGGCGGCGGCTTCGTCAACACCGAGCTGCGCGAACTCACGGAGCCGCGCGTCTTCGACTATTTCGATTACGTCACGCTCGACGACGGCGAGCGCCCGATCCTCGCGCTGCTCGACCACCTGCAGGGCGGCCGCGGGCGTTCGCGCCTCGTGCGCACCTTCTTCCGCGACGCCGACTCGGGCGAAGTGCGCTACGCGAACCTCGGCGAGGCTGACATCGCCTTCGCCGAAGTCGGCACCCCGACCTGGGACGGCCTGCCGCTCGACCGCTACCTGTCGGTGCTCGACATGCTCAACCCGATGCACCGCCTGTGGTCGGACGGACGCTGGAACAAGCTCACCGTCGCGCACGGCTGCTATTGGAAGAAGTGCAGCTTCTGCGACGTCAGCCTCGACTACATCTCGCGCTACGACGGCGCGAGCGCGAAGACGCTGGTCGACCGCATCGAGGCGATCATCGCGGAGACGGGCCAGACCGGCTTCCATTTCGTCGACGAGGCCGCACCGCCCAAGGCGCTGAAGGCGCTCGCGCAGGAGCTCCTGGACCGCGGCGTGGCGATCTCGTGGTGGGGCAACATCCGCTTCGAAAAATCCTTCACCCCGGACCTGTGCCGCCTGCTCGCCGAGAGCGGCTGCATCGCCGTGTCGGGCGGGCTGGAGGTGGCGTCGGATCGCCTGCTGCAGCTCATGAAGAAGGGCGTGTCGGTGGACCAGGTCGCACGCGTCACCAACGCCTTCACCGAAGCCGGCATCCTCGTGCACGCCTACCTGATGTACGGCTTCCCCACCCAGACCGTGCAGGACACCGTCGACGCCCTCGAATACGTGCGCCAGCTGTTCGAATCCGGCTGCATCCAGTCCGGCTTCTTCCACCGTTTCGCGTGCACGGTGCATTCGCCGGTCGGCCAGAACCCGGACGAATACGGCGTGAAGCTCGTCCCGCTGCCGCCCGTGACCTTCGCGAAGAACGACGTGCGCTTCATCGACCCGACCGGCGTCGATCACGACCAACTGGGCGTGGCGCTGAACAAGGCGCTCTACAACTACATGCACGGCATCGGGCTGGACCAGGACGTGCGCAGCTGGTTCTCCGACCGGGTGCCGCGCCCCCGCGTGCAGCGCAACTTCATCGAGCGGGCCTTGCGCTATTAA
- a CDS encoding DUF120 domain-containing protein: MLSTATRLELEGEVAPGLGEGTRFTAIDWVIAEFRRKLGFIPWPGTFNLRMRGDAWEWARARLRAAAGIAITPRDGFCAAKCFGVHIAGQLTGAVVFPEMPDYPDDKFEIVAPLPIRETLGLQDGDLVNLRLDLAFSARDDAAAA, encoded by the coding sequence ATGCTGAGCACCGCCACCCGCCTCGAGCTTGAAGGCGAAGTCGCGCCGGGGCTCGGCGAAGGCACACGCTTCACGGCGATCGACTGGGTGATCGCGGAATTCCGCCGCAAGCTCGGCTTCATCCCCTGGCCCGGCACCTTCAACCTGCGCATGCGCGGTGACGCCTGGGAATGGGCACGCGCGCGCCTGCGCGCCGCCGCGGGCATCGCGATCACGCCACGGGACGGTTTCTGCGCGGCGAAATGCTTCGGCGTGCACATTGCCGGCCAACTCACCGGCGCCGTCGTGTTCCCCGAGATGCCCGACTACCCCGACGACAAGTTCGAGATCGTCGCGCCGCTGCCGATCCGCGAGACGCTCGGGCTGCAGGACGGCGACCTCGTGAACCTGCGCCTCGACCTTGCATTTTCCGCCCGCGACGACGCGGCGGCCGCCTGA
- the nudC gene encoding NAD(+) diphosphatase, with product MFIPGHVSPDPLGDDDLCFVFRKNALLVHNREGDTRVPARGEPGGLHPSSRQHYIGRIGDRHCYAADAGPDAPAPEGMEWHDLRSLFSRLDETSFGVAGRAVQIVQWDLTHRYCGRCGTATEPHPSERSRVCPGCGMVHYPRLAPAVMALVRRGDELLLARSPHFPEGMFSALAGFVEPGESLEQTLAREVREEVGIEITNVRYFGSQPWPFPNSLMIGFVADYAGGRIVLQPEEIEAADWFTIDRLPRLPHRISIARRLIDAAVREIEASRAASCRS from the coding sequence ATGTTCATTCCCGGACACGTCTCCCCTGATCCGCTCGGCGACGACGACCTGTGTTTCGTATTCCGCAAGAACGCCCTGCTCGTGCACAACCGGGAGGGCGATACCCGGGTGCCTGCGCGCGGCGAGCCGGGCGGGCTGCATCCGTCGAGCCGGCAGCACTATATCGGACGCATCGGGGACCGGCACTGCTACGCCGCGGACGCCGGACCGGATGCGCCCGCTCCGGAGGGAATGGAGTGGCATGATCTGCGCTCCCTGTTCAGCCGGCTCGACGAAACCTCATTCGGGGTGGCGGGACGCGCCGTGCAGATCGTGCAGTGGGATCTGACGCATCGCTACTGCGGCCGCTGCGGCACGGCAACGGAGCCGCACCCGAGCGAGCGTTCGCGGGTGTGCCCCGGCTGCGGCATGGTCCACTACCCGCGCCTGGCCCCGGCGGTGATGGCGCTGGTGCGGCGCGGCGACGAACTGCTGCTCGCACGCTCCCCGCACTTTCCCGAAGGCATGTTCAGCGCGCTGGCCGGGTTCGTCGAGCCGGGCGAATCGCTGGAGCAGACGCTGGCGCGCGAAGTACGCGAGGAGGTCGGGATCGAGATCACCAACGTCCGTTATTTCGGCAGCCAACCCTGGCCTTTTCCGAATTCGCTGATGATCGGCTTCGTCGCTGACTACGCCGGCGGCAGGATCGTCCTGCAGCCCGAGGAGATCGAGGCCGCAGACTGGTTCACGATCGACCGCCTGCCGCGCCTGCCGCACCGCATCAGCATCGCGCGGCGACTGATCGACGCAGCGGTGCGCGAAATCGAAGCGAGCCGAGCAGCCAGCTGCCGATCGTGA
- a CDS encoding EAL domain-containing protein produces MGEQDSTLDAKAGVLRVVLAYAVFASLWILLSDEAVGFLFRDPDLIVKVSQGKGWFFVAITAVLLYGLLIRLVGRLDQSLRRELASETERRHAEEQVHNLSFYDSLTSLPNRRLLFDRLGQSLLAGRRSETRGAVLFIDLDGFRALNDTRGHEVGDRLLVEIARRVAASVHREDTVARVGSDEFVVVANGLSPEKDAAAIAAREIAERIQAVIRQPLDVDGQEIQCSVSIGISMFSGAEGTVDELLKQADASMFEARSRGRGGIHFFDAAMQAALEERVRLEGWLSKALPDQLRLYYQMQVDCAGSIQGAEVLIRWLHPERGMIPPCEFIPLAEESGMILPIGRWVLETACRQLKVWESDVATRHLRLSVNVSARQFRQDDFVHEVLDVVRATGADPANLKLELTESMVVENIDQVVDKMATLKATGIQFSLDDFGTGFSSLSCLRRLPLDQLKIDQSFVRDVTENANDAAIVRTIIALGQSLGLEVIAEGVETAEQRNFLAVHGCSNFQGYFFSRPVPLDDFEQQFSAARRLP; encoded by the coding sequence ATGGGAGAACAGGACAGCACGCTCGATGCGAAGGCAGGCGTACTCAGGGTCGTCCTGGCGTATGCGGTGTTCGCTTCGCTGTGGATCCTGCTTTCCGACGAAGCGGTGGGTTTCCTCTTCCGCGACCCCGACCTCATCGTGAAGGTCAGCCAGGGCAAGGGCTGGTTCTTCGTCGCGATCACGGCCGTGTTGCTGTACGGCCTGTTGATTCGCCTGGTCGGCAGGCTGGACCAGAGTCTGCGGCGCGAGCTCGCGTCGGAGACGGAACGCCGACACGCCGAGGAACAGGTGCATAACCTGTCCTTCTACGATTCGCTCACCAGCCTGCCGAATCGCCGCCTGCTGTTCGACCGCCTCGGACAATCGCTGCTGGCCGGGCGCCGCAGCGAGACGCGCGGCGCGGTGCTGTTCATCGACCTGGACGGTTTCCGGGCGCTCAACGACACGCGCGGCCACGAGGTCGGCGACCGCCTGCTGGTCGAGATCGCGCGTCGGGTTGCCGCCAGCGTTCACCGCGAGGACACCGTCGCGCGCGTCGGCAGCGACGAGTTCGTCGTGGTCGCCAACGGCCTGAGCCCGGAAAAGGATGCCGCAGCGATCGCCGCGCGCGAGATCGCCGAGCGCATCCAGGCGGTGATCAGGCAGCCGCTCGATGTCGACGGTCAGGAGATCCAGTGTTCGGTCAGCATCGGCATCAGCATGTTCTCGGGCGCGGAAGGCACCGTGGACGAGTTGCTCAAGCAGGCCGATGCGTCGATGTTCGAGGCGCGCAGCCGCGGGCGTGGCGGCATCCATTTCTTCGATGCCGCGATGCAGGCGGCGCTGGAGGAACGCGTGCGCCTGGAAGGCTGGCTGAGCAAGGCGCTGCCCGACCAGTTGCGGCTCTACTACCAGATGCAGGTGGATTGTGCCGGCTCGATCCAGGGGGCCGAGGTGCTGATCCGCTGGCTGCACCCCGAGCGCGGGATGATCCCGCCGTGCGAGTTCATCCCGCTCGCGGAAGAATCGGGGATGATCCTGCCGATCGGCCGCTGGGTGCTGGAAACGGCGTGCCGGCAGCTCAAGGTGTGGGAGTCCGACGTGGCCACGCGCCACCTCAGGCTGTCCGTGAATGTCAGCGCGCGGCAGTTCCGGCAGGACGACTTCGTCCACGAAGTGCTCGATGTCGTCAGGGCGACGGGGGCGGACCCCGCGAACCTCAAGCTCGAGCTGACCGAGAGCATGGTCGTCGAGAACATCGACCAGGTCGTCGACAAGATGGCGACGCTCAAGGCGACGGGCATCCAGTTCTCGCTCGACGACTTCGGCACCGGCTTCTCGTCGCTGTCCTGCCTGCGGCGGCTGCCGCTCGACCAGCTCAAGATCGACCAGTCCTTCGTGCGCGACGTGACCGAGAACGCCAACGACGCCGCCATCGTCCGCACCATCATCGCGCTCGGCCAGAGCCTGGGCCTGGAGGTGATCGCCGAAGGCGTCGAGACCGCTGAACAGCGCAACTTCCTCGCGGTGCACGGCTGTAGCAACTTCCAGGGCTATTTCTTCAGCCGCCCGGTGCCGTTGGACGACTTCGAGCAGCAGTTCTCCGCGGCACGCCGCCTCCCGTAA
- a CDS encoding transporter: MRLKQVGVALALSGLLIGNALAKEGGDQYPHGSENWVAGALPPPGNYFLNYFGYYHADSLRDGDGDKVPGTGVSAWFDAMRVVKVTNTKILGGDWAVQAILPVVQQKLTLGDSKTVTGIGDMLFSPLVIGWHAGNLHWVFALDFFAPTGEYKSGQPLKSIGTNYWSVEPVLAVTWISDAGWELSGKFMYNMKLKNKDFRPAPGAPKMDYESGDEFRVDYLAGKRFGPWGVGLSGYYLKQTTNDKLDGETLSSALGPWSSGRKGAVFAIGPSVSYTTKGGTMFIGQWQHETEAENRFQGDKAWFRLIMPF; encoded by the coding sequence ATGAGACTCAAGCAAGTCGGCGTCGCGCTGGCCCTGTCGGGGCTGCTCATCGGCAATGCACTCGCGAAGGAAGGGGGCGACCAGTATCCGCATGGAAGCGAGAACTGGGTGGCGGGCGCACTACCGCCACCTGGAAACTATTTCCTCAACTACTTCGGCTACTACCACGCCGACAGCCTGCGCGACGGCGACGGCGACAAGGTGCCCGGGACCGGTGTCAGCGCCTGGTTCGACGCGATGCGCGTCGTCAAGGTCACGAACACGAAGATCCTCGGCGGAGACTGGGCGGTACAGGCCATCCTGCCCGTCGTGCAGCAGAAGCTGACTCTCGGCGACAGCAAGACCGTCACCGGGATCGGCGACATGCTGTTCTCGCCGCTCGTGATCGGCTGGCATGCCGGCAACCTGCACTGGGTCTTCGCCCTCGATTTCTTCGCCCCGACGGGCGAATACAAGTCGGGGCAGCCGCTCAAGAGCATCGGCACCAACTACTGGAGCGTGGAGCCCGTCCTCGCGGTGACCTGGATCTCGGATGCCGGCTGGGAGCTGTCGGGCAAGTTCATGTACAACATGAAGTTGAAGAACAAGGACTTCCGCCCTGCCCCCGGCGCGCCGAAAATGGATTACGAGTCGGGCGACGAGTTTCGCGTCGATTACCTCGCGGGCAAACGCTTCGGTCCGTGGGGTGTGGGCCTGTCCGGCTACTACCTGAAGCAGACGACCAACGACAAACTCGACGGCGAAACGCTGTCGTCGGCGCTCGGGCCGTGGTCGTCGGGGCGCAAGGGCGCGGTGTTCGCGATCGGGCCCAGCGTCAGCTACACGACCAAGGGCGGCACGATGTTCATCGGCCAGTGGCAGCACGAAACCGAGGCCGAGAACCGCTTCCAGGGCGACAAGGCGTGGTTCCGGCTGATCATGCCGTTCTGA
- a CDS encoding AMP-binding protein, translating into MSYFDQTTETLPRKQLAALQLEKLQAMMTELWGKNRFYSSKWKAAGVEPRDIRSLDDLARLPLTTKSELMEDQAANGPFGTNLTYPVEHYTRLHQTSGTTGVPLKVLDTQDSWDWWAKCWAHVLAGSGVDASDRVFLAFAFGPFIGFWAALEGARKLGAVMIPGGGRDSLQRLELMRETGATVLCCTPTYALRLAEVAREHGFDMSSLKMKSTVHAGEPGANIPSTKERIESSWSAKCFDHAGASEIGAHSFECEKQPGGTHLIESEFIAEVIDPKTGEAVKPGERGELVITNLGRWGFPLIRYRTGDLVEVNLDPCSCGRTFMRFQGGILGRADDMVTVRGVNVFPAGVENIIRKFVEVDEFRITVSKVKHMDEMDIEVELCEGADPAVVHSIAERLDSMLAFRPRVHNVGRNILPRFDMKAKRFHVNRAA; encoded by the coding sequence ATGTCGTATTTCGATCAGACCACCGAAACCCTCCCGCGCAAACAGCTCGCCGCCCTGCAACTGGAGAAACTGCAGGCGATGATGACCGAGCTGTGGGGCAAGAACCGCTTCTACAGCAGCAAATGGAAGGCCGCCGGCGTCGAGCCACGCGACATCCGCTCGCTCGACGACCTCGCGCGCCTGCCGCTGACGACAAAATCCGAGCTGATGGAGGACCAGGCGGCGAACGGCCCCTTCGGCACCAACCTGACCTACCCGGTCGAGCACTACACCCGCCTGCACCAGACCTCGGGCACGACGGGCGTGCCGTTGAAAGTGCTCGACACCCAGGATTCGTGGGACTGGTGGGCGAAGTGCTGGGCGCACGTGTTGGCGGGCTCAGGGGTCGATGCGAGCGACCGCGTTTTCCTCGCGTTCGCCTTCGGCCCCTTCATCGGTTTCTGGGCGGCACTCGAAGGCGCACGCAAGCTCGGCGCAGTGATGATCCCCGGCGGCGGCCGCGATTCGCTGCAGCGCCTGGAACTGATGCGCGAAACCGGCGCGACGGTGCTGTGCTGTACGCCGACCTATGCGCTGCGGCTGGCGGAAGTGGCACGTGAACACGGCTTCGACATGAGCTCGCTGAAAATGAAGTCGACGGTGCATGCCGGCGAGCCGGGCGCGAACATCCCGTCGACCAAGGAGCGCATCGAATCCTCGTGGTCGGCGAAGTGCTTCGACCACGCGGGCGCATCGGAAATCGGCGCGCATTCCTTCGAATGCGAGAAGCAGCCGGGCGGCACGCACCTGATCGAGTCGGAATTCATCGCCGAGGTCATCGACCCCAAGACCGGCGAAGCGGTGAAGCCGGGCGAGCGCGGTGAGCTCGTGATCACCAACCTCGGCCGCTGGGGCTTCCCGCTGATCCGCTATCGCACCGGCGACCTCGTCGAGGTGAACCTCGACCCGTGTTCCTGCGGGCGGACGTTCATGCGCTTCCAGGGCGGCATCCTCGGCCGCGCCGACGACATGGTCACGGTGCGCGGCGTGAACGTGTTCCCGGCGGGCGTGGAAAACATCATCCGCAAGTTCGTCGAAGTGGACGAGTTCCGCATCACCGTCAGCAAGGTGAAGCACATGGACGAGATGGACATCGAGGTCGAGCTGTGCGAAGGCGCCGATCCCGCGGTCGTGCATTCGATCGCCGAACGCCTCGACTCGATGCTCGCGTTCCGTCCGCGCGTGCATAACGTCGGCCGCAACATCCTGCCGCGCTTCGACATGAAGGCGAAGCGCTTCCACGTGAACCGCGCGGCCTGA
- the ahpC gene encoding alkyl hydroperoxide reductase subunit C, whose protein sequence is MSRINQQIKSFKATAFHNGKFVPVSDETLKGQWSVVFFYPADFTFVCPTELGDLADNYAEFQKMGVEIYAVSTDTHFTHKAWHDSSETIGKIRYPMVGDPTGTISRNFDVMIESEGLADRGTFVIDPDGKIQIVEITAGGIGRDASELLRKVKAAQYVASHPGEVCPAKWKEGDATLAPSLDLVGKI, encoded by the coding sequence ATGTCCCGGATCAACCAGCAGATCAAGTCCTTCAAGGCCACCGCCTTCCACAACGGCAAGTTCGTTCCGGTCAGTGACGAGACGCTGAAAGGCCAGTGGTCGGTGGTGTTCTTCTACCCGGCCGACTTCACCTTCGTGTGCCCGACCGAGCTCGGCGACCTCGCCGACAACTACGCCGAGTTCCAGAAGATGGGCGTCGAGATCTACGCCGTGTCGACCGACACCCACTTCACCCACAAGGCGTGGCACGACAGCTCGGAGACGATCGGCAAGATCCGCTACCCGATGGTCGGCGACCCCACCGGCACGATCTCGCGCAACTTCGACGTGATGATCGAATCGGAAGGCCTGGCCGACCGCGGCACCTTCGTGATCGACCCTGACGGCAAGATCCAGATCGTCGAGATCACCGCCGGCGGCATCGGCCGCGACGCGTCAGAGCTGCTGCGCAAGGTCAAGGCCGCGCAATACGTCGCCAGCCACCCGGGCGAAGTGTGCCCGGCGAAGTGGAAGGAAGGCGACGCGACGCTGGCTCCCTCGCTGGACCTCGTCGGCAAGATCTGA